The following coding sequences lie in one Glycine max cultivar Williams 82 chromosome 19, Glycine_max_v4.0, whole genome shotgun sequence genomic window:
- the LOC106797519 gene encoding phospholipid-transporting ATPase 2, whose translation MYTIMFRLCRQPSYWIAIFLMVAAGMGPILAIKYFRYTYRPSKINALQQAERLGGPILSLGTIEPQLRSVEKDVSTLSITQPKTRNPVYEPLLSDSPNATRRSFGAGTPFDFFQSQSRLSLSSYTRNCKDN comes from the exons ATGTATACAATTATGTTTCGGTTGTGTCGACAACCGTCATATTGGATAGCAATTTTT CTCATGGTTGCGGCGGGGATGGGTCCAATTCTAGCCATCAAGTACTTCCGATATACATATAGACCGAGCAAAATCAATGCACTTCAACAAGCTGAACGTCTGGGTGGGCCTATTTTGTCTCTTGGCACCATTGAGCCTCAGCTGAGATCTGTAGAGAAAGATGTTTCTACCCTGTCAATAACACAACCCAAAACCAGAAATCCTGTGTATGAACCTCTGTTATCAGATTCTCCAAATGCCACCAGAAGATCTTTTGGAGCAGGAACACCATTTGATTTTTTCCAGTCACAATCAAGATTATCACTGTCTAGCTACACTCGAAATTGCAAGGACAACTGA
- the LOC106797518 gene encoding serine/threonine-protein phosphatase 7 long form homolog: MCSATDYKVKSIGGMCILIQMWAWERCTTLAPKRTPPVIENKPLGHRWLRRGNQHIGNDDLRVFRRKLDLMKRHEFVWEPYTPTVMAALPQICVVGSVVWFAVVPLICFHVVEWHQPDRVLRQYGLQQPIPGCPSQPQNLHGITLKGKQDENWFHLLAPIISQWNNAAQFRVDVYPRQQGLLGFNSDYMVWYRRKTKMFVDPNNANTAALVFICFSMFNF; this comes from the exons atgtgcagcgccaccgattacaaagttaaatcaatcggaggtatgtgcatcttaatccaaatgtgggcatgggaacgatgcacCACTTTAGCTCCAAAGAGGACACCTCCCGtcatagaaaataaaccacttGGACACAG gtggctgcgacgtggaaatcagcatatcggcaatgatgatcttagagttttccgtcgcaaattggatctgatgaaacgacatgag tttgtctGGGAGCCATACACACCAACTGTGATGGCAGCGCTGCCTCAAATTTGTGTGGTTGGAAGTGTAGTCTGGTTCGCGGTGGTGCCActgatttgttttcatgttgttgagtggcaccaacccgatAGGGTTTTACGACAATATGGATTGCAACAACCTATTCCCGGGTGTCCTTCGCAACCGCAGAATCTCCATGGCATAACgctcaaaggcaaacaagatGAGAATTGGTTCCACCTGTTGGCCCCAATCATTAGTCAGTGGAACAATGCAGCGCAGTTTAGGGTCGACGTTTATCCTCGACAGCAGGGCCTACTAGGTTTTAACTCGGACTATATGGTGTGGTATAGGCGtaaaacaaagatgtttgtcgacccaaacaatgcaaacacagctgcattggtatttatttgtttttcaatgtttaacttctaa
- the LOC106794141 gene encoding serine/threonine-protein phosphatase 7 long form homolog, whose translation MASSSSCSSSIQTRSGPVDGDVLWMQPKHVSEHVWNGEPDRKLHIRRAVPTYQGEEQIPEEIVPLLRQCGFYWIMKMGYLKINAALISAFIERWRPETHTFHLRCGEATITLQDVSILLGLRTDGAPLIGSTNLDWANLCEELLGVRPQEGEIEGSVVKLSWLAHHFSHINIDEGNVEQLQRFTRAWILRFIGGVLFVNKSSSRVSLRYLQFLRDFEQCSTYAWGPAVLAYLYREMCSATDYKVKSIGGMCILIQMWAWERCTTLAPKRTPPVIENKPLGHRWLRRGNQHIGNDDLRVFRRKLDLMKRHEFVWEPYTPTVMAALPQICVVGSVVWFAVVPLICFHVVEWHQPDRVLRQYGLQQPIPGCPSQPQNLHGITLKGKQDENWFHLLAPIISQWNNAAQFRVDVYPRQQGLLGFNSDYMVWYRRKTKMFVDPNNANTAALGEVVETLQYMCHHKGGTHGQLMISCLTWISWRLYQKSKRESLSQCHMVQHQSVNSQHQSFTFFNQVLKLGG comes from the exons ATGGCATCTTCGTCGTCATGCTCATCGAGCATACAAACTAGGTCTGGTCCAGTTGATGGTGACGTCTTGTGGATGCAACCcaagcatgtttcagaacatgtttggaatggggaaccAGATAGAAAATTACATATTAGACGAGCAGTGCCGACATATCAAGGTGAAGAACAAATACCAGAGGAAATTGTTCCTCTACTTCGGCAATGTGGGTTTTATTGGATCATGAAGATGGGATACCTAAAGATAAATGCGGCCTTAATTAGTGCGTtcattgaaagatggaggcccgaaACCCACACGTTTCACCTGAGATGCGGAGAGGCTACCATTACTCTCCAAGATGTGTCAATTTTATTAGGTCTGCGTACTGACggggcaccattaattggttcgacaaatcttgattgggccAATTTGTGTGAAGAATTATTAGGAGTCAGACCACAGGAAGGCGAAATTGAAGGCAGTGTGgtcaaattaagttggctggctcaccatttttctcACATAAATATTGATGAGGGTAACGTTgaacaattacaaaggtttacccgtgcGTGGATTCTTCGATTCATAGGAGGTGTCCTCTTTGTTAACAAAAGTAGTAGCAGAGTTTCCTTAAGGTACCtacaatttttacgtgactttgaacagtgcagcacgtatgcgtggggacctgccgtgcttgcgtatttatatagagagatgtgcagcgccaccgattacaaagttaaatcaatcggaggtatgtgcatcttaatccaaatgtgggcatgggaacgatgcacCACTTTAGCTCCAAAGAGGACACCTCCCGtcatagaaaataaaccacttGGACACAG gtggctgcgacgtggaaatcagcatatcggcaatgatgatcttagagttttccgtcgcaaattggatctgatgaaacgacatgag tttgtctGGGAGCCATACACACCAACTGTGATGGCAGCGCTGCCTCAAATTTGTGTGGTTGGAAGTGTAGTCTGGTTCGCGGTGGTGCCActgatttgttttcatgttgttgagtggcaccaacccgatAGGGTTTTACGACAATATGGATTGCAACAACCTATTCCCGGGTGTCCTTCGCAACCGCAGAATCTCCATGGCATAACgctcaaaggcaaacaagatGAGAATTGGTTCCACCTGTTGGCCCCAATCATTAGTCAGTGGAACAATGCAGCGCAGTTTAGGGTCGACGTTTATCCTCGACAGCAGGGCCTACTAGGTTTTAACTCGGACTATATGGTGTGGTATAGGCGtaaaacaaagatgtttgtcgacccaaacaatgcaaacacagctgcattg GGTGAAGTTGTGGAGACTTTACAGTATATGTGTCACCACAAGGGAGGAAcacatggacagttgatgatctcgtgccttacGTGGATAAGTTGGCGATTATATCagaagagcaagagagagtcactgagccagtgtcacatggtccagcatcagAGCGTGAATTCCCAGCACCAGAGTTTCACATTCTTCaatcaagtgttgaaactcgggGGTTAG